One Candidatus Binatus sp. DNA segment encodes these proteins:
- a CDS encoding ATP-dependent DNA helicase RecG, whose translation MDDDRRASDSASLRITSPIAAMAGIGPKRAAALASRGIETAGDLIFHLPSRYQDWRERTPPNDLRPGTIAVIEGDLGKILEGRMRAARWRRFATGWLKAGGRRIRLVWFNLPAYMRGYLPAGQRVLIRGRVTGAADGGLEIAQPEIHQLSEGAPPRIRPVYRLPTFVGQRLFANLVTRTLSQGFVRGAIPDEVRGEIPSVQDALAYLHDPPADADVRALEAGESPGHIALAFDELFAFELALLIERARSARRTGIALDGREDLSTRLIRELPFELTNAQAGAIDEIRADLARHGQMNRMLMGDVGSGKTLVAFWAMLRAVECGHQAAMMAPTELLAEQHYRSFQRLCGKLNIRSALLTGRIGAVDRKPILRDLSSGDLPIVFGTHALIQERVRIRDLALGVIDEQHRFGVFDRAKMKALGARVNLLMMTATPIPRSLAMSLFANLDVSFLDEMPPGRTPISTEIYSEDDLARTHDLLHAEIQNGGRAYYVVPFIDGEDDEAKSVSATAARIAKSVLRDARIGTMHGRMAGAQKDRVMRAFRDGALDILVCTTVVEVGIDVPEATVIVIDAAERYGLAQLHQLRGRVGRGDQPSRCCLIASRDCDSDSLERLNVMRQCTTGKSVAEADLQLRGPGDLLGARQTGALPLRFIHLVRDLHTVERARRMAEDWLKRDPNLESAASEGARDALRKMLSLGFSLGDVG comes from the coding sequence CAGGATTGGCGCGAGCGAACCCCGCCTAACGACCTTCGTCCCGGGACTATTGCCGTTATCGAAGGCGACCTCGGCAAAATTCTGGAGGGCCGAATGCGCGCCGCGCGATGGCGACGGTTCGCAACCGGATGGCTCAAGGCCGGCGGCCGCCGAATCCGCTTGGTGTGGTTCAATCTTCCCGCTTACATGCGCGGCTACCTGCCTGCCGGACAACGGGTGCTGATCCGCGGCCGCGTCACCGGCGCCGCCGACGGAGGCCTCGAGATCGCGCAACCGGAAATTCATCAGTTGTCCGAAGGGGCGCCGCCGCGGATACGTCCCGTCTATCGCCTGCCGACATTCGTCGGGCAACGACTCTTCGCGAACCTGGTCACACGAACTCTCTCCCAGGGTTTCGTTCGCGGCGCGATTCCGGATGAAGTGCGCGGCGAGATTCCCTCCGTGCAGGATGCGCTGGCGTACCTGCACGATCCGCCGGCCGATGCGGACGTTCGCGCGCTGGAGGCCGGCGAATCGCCGGGACACATCGCGCTCGCATTCGACGAGCTGTTCGCATTCGAACTGGCGCTATTGATCGAGCGCGCCCGCAGCGCGCGTCGCACCGGTATCGCGCTCGACGGCCGCGAGGATCTGAGCACGCGGCTCATCCGCGAGCTGCCGTTTGAATTGACTAACGCACAGGCCGGCGCGATCGACGAAATCCGCGCTGACCTCGCGCGCCACGGCCAGATGAATCGGATGCTGATGGGCGACGTCGGCAGCGGAAAAACACTCGTCGCATTCTGGGCGATGCTGCGCGCGGTCGAATGCGGCCATCAAGCCGCGATGATGGCGCCGACCGAATTGCTCGCCGAGCAGCACTATCGCAGCTTTCAACGCCTGTGCGGAAAATTGAACATCCGCTCAGCTCTGCTGACCGGCCGCATCGGCGCCGTCGACCGAAAACCAATCCTGCGCGATCTTTCGAGCGGCGATCTCCCAATCGTCTTTGGCACTCACGCGCTCATCCAGGAACGCGTGCGCATTCGCGATCTGGCTCTCGGCGTGATCGACGAGCAACATCGCTTCGGTGTTTTCGATCGCGCGAAGATGAAGGCGCTTGGCGCGCGCGTGAATCTCCTCATGATGACCGCGACGCCGATTCCTCGCAGCCTCGCGATGAGCCTGTTCGCGAATCTCGACGTATCGTTTCTCGACGAGATGCCGCCGGGACGCACCCCAATCTCGACCGAAATTTATTCCGAGGACGATCTCGCGCGAACCCACGACCTCCTGCATGCCGAAATCCAAAACGGCGGCCGCGCGTACTACGTCGTGCCGTTCATCGACGGCGAGGATGATGAGGCGAAATCGGTATCCGCCACCGCGGCGAGAATCGCGAAGAGTGTATTGCGCGACGCACGCATCGGCACGATGCATGGCCGGATGGCCGGCGCGCAGAAGGATCGCGTGATGCGCGCGTTTCGCGACGGCGCGCTCGACATCCTGGTCTGCACAACCGTCGTCGAGGTGGGAATCGACGTGCCCGAAGCGACGGTGATCGTGATCGACGCCGCGGAACGCTACGGCCTCGCGCAATTGCATCAACTGCGCGGCAGGGTAGGGCGCGGCGACCAGCCCTCGCGATGCTGCCTGATCGCGTCGCGCGACTGCGACTCGGACTCGCTCGAACGGCTCAACGTCATGCGTCAATGCACCACTGGAAAGAGCGTCGCCGAAGCTGATTTGCAGCTCCGGGGACCCGGCGATCTACTCGGCGCGCGGCAGACCGGCGCGTTGCCGCTGCGATTCATTCACTTGGTGCGCGATCTTCACACCGTCGAGCGCGCGCGCCGCATGGCCGAAGATTGGCTGAAGCGCGATCCAAATCTCGAGAGCGCCGCGTCTGAAGGCGCGCGTGACGCGCTCCGGAAAATGCTGTCGCTCGGCTTCAGCTTGGGGGACGTCGGATAG